The DNA segment AAGAAATGGTGCGTCGCATCAAGAAGAAGTGATGTTTCACGTGAAACAGCACACGACCCCATATCAATCAAGCGCTTGCAGCTATGACATCTGAAGCATTGAATCCGCAGGATGTCTGGCTGCTTCCCGGTTGGCAAAACTCGGACGCCGGTCACTGGCAGAGCCTATGGCAGCAGCAATTTGGCTTTCAGCGGCTGGAGCAGCACAACTGGCAGCACCCGCTGCGCGGTGACTGGAGCATTCGGCTGCAAGAGACTGTGCTTGATGCCCCCGGCCCCGTCACGCTGGTAGCGCACAGTCTGGGCTGCGTGCTGGTGGCGTGGTGGGCTGCACATTCGCAGGTCGCCAAGACCAAGGTGCGCGGCGCTTTGCTGGTGGCACCCGGTGATACGGAGCAGGAAGGCCTGCGCGGAGTACTGTCCGGCTGGTCGCCTGTGCTGCTGCAGAAGCTACCCTTCCCATCGATACTGGTGGGCAGCGACAACGACCCGAATTGCTCTCTGGCGCGGGCGCAGACCATGGCCGATGGCTGGGGCAGCCGCTTTGTGAATGCAGGCGCTGCGGGCCATATCAACACCGCCAGCGGATTAGGACTCTGGGATGACGGCCTTGCGCTACTCAAGACCCTTTAAGGAAAGATTTCAGCAATGGTGACTAAGAAACCCAAGGGCCTGGGACGTGGTCTGGAAGCCCTGCTGGGCCCCAAGGTCAGCGAAAAAGAAGCTAGCACTGTCAGCGGTGCTGTGGCGAATTTGCCCAGCACACTGGCGCTCAATGTGATGGTGGCAGGCCAGTACCAGCCGCGCACGCGCATGGATGAAGGCGCGCTGTACGAACTGGCCGAAAGCATCAAGGTGCAGGGCATCATGCAGCCGATTCTGGTGCGCCAGCTCAGCAAGGGCGAGCATTCGGGCAAGTACGAAATCATTGCCGGTGAACGCCGTTTTCGTGCCGCGCATATCGCGGGTCTGGCCGAGGTGCCGGTGCTGGTGCGCGAAGTCCCTGATGAAGCTGCCGCTGCGATGGCGCTGATTGAGAATATTCAGCGCGAAGACCTGAACCCGCTGGAGGAGGCGCAAGGCCTTGCCCGTCTGGTCAAGGAGTTTGGCCTGACCCATGAGCAGACTGCACAGGCGGTGGGCCGCTCGCGCAGCGCAGCCACCAATTTGCTGCGCTTGCTGAATCTGGCTGAACCTGTGCAGACCATGCTGATGGCTGGCGATATCGACATGGGCCACGCCCGTGCGCTGCTGGCGCTGGACCGCGCCACTCAGATCACGGCGGGCAACCAGATTGCCGCCAAGAAAATGTCGGTGCGCGAGGCGGAATCGCTGGTTAAAAAGATTGGTGCCGAGTTCAATCTCACGCGCCAGAAGGTCAAGAAGGATGGCAAGTCACGCGACGTCAAACGCATCGAAGAAGAGCTGTCTGACCTGCTGACTGCCGATGTGGAAGTGCGCATCAAGAAGACCGTGCGCCGCCAAGGCAAGCTGCATGAAATGGGCGAAATTGCCATTCAGTTTGGCTCGCTCGAAGAGCTGAACGGCATCATCGAAAAGCTGCGCGGCGAAGTCTGATTGAGGCTTAAAAAATAAAAAAGAGCATCCTCACGGATGCTCTTTTGCATTCAGCAGCTGCGTTTTAATGGCTGTAGCTGGGGTCTGTTTTGTGGAGTTTGCGCAGCAGTGCCGGCCATGCAAACTGGCCGCCCAGCCCACCGGTTTGCACCTTCATCGCATGGGCCACGCCTTCAATGATTTGTGGATGAACCTGCGTCAGTTCAGTGCCGCCGGACTGGGCCGAAATTTGAATTTGGCAAGCCGATTCAAACACGTACATCGATAGAAATGCATCGGCAATCGTGCTGCCGCAGACCAGCAAGCCGTGGTTGCGCAGCATGAGGAAATTGGCCCCGCTCATGTCTGCGACCAGCCTTGGCTTTTCCTCTTCGCGGAAGGCCACGCCTTCATAGCCGTGATAGGCCAGCGAGCCCAGCACAAACGTGCTTTGCTGGCTGATGGGCAGCAGGCCATTCTTCTGCGCAGCGACTGCTACGCCGGCACGCGTGTGGGTATGAATCACGCATTGCGCATCGGCCCGCGCTTCATGCACGGCGCTGTGAATGACGAAGCCCGCAGGGTTTACGGGGAAGGGCGAGTCCATGAGTTTGTTGCAGCCCAGGTCCACCTTGATGAGGGATGAGGCCGTGATCTCGTCAAACATCAGCCCGTAGGGGTTGATGAGAAAGTGGTGCTCAGGCCCCGGTAGCCTGGCGCTGATATGGGTGAAGACCAGATCGCTCCAGCCATACAGCGCCACCAGCCGGTAACAGGCCGCGAGGTCCACGCGCAGCTGCCACTCCTCGGGGCTGACCAGATGCTGCACGCTGGGGATATTCAGGCTGGGTGCGGATGTCATGGCGGCTCTCTTTCATCGTTGATGCCTTGAATGTAGAGACTCGCCTGGCTGCAGTCTGTTGGCTAGGTGACAGAAGCGGGAATGAGGTGTTGGCATTCGCCTTGAGCACAGGAATCAGACAGCCACAGTCTTTAGCCACGGCTTACATTGCACCCGCCCATAAAAAAGGAGCTTGCAGCGCAAGCTCCTTATGGTTTTTAGATCGCTTCAGACTTGAAATCAATGCAAATCAAGCGTTGGAAGCTATCAAAAAATTCTCACTTGATCTGGCCTTGCGACAGGTCCTGAATCATGCGCGCTGCGAGATACAGGCGCGGAGCGATGGTGCTGATCTGCACATATTCGGCATCGTTGGAGTGTGCGCCATAGCCCGACAGGCCAAAGCCTTCAATCACACCGCCCTTGGCCTTGAGTGCGGCAAAGGCTGCATCTGTGCCGCCGCCCGTTGCCTTGTCCATGACCTTCATGGGCAGTTGCAGTTCCTTGTCGTAAATGCCTTGCGCGTGCTTGGCCAGCTTGAGCGCGACGGCATTGGCCTCCAGCGGTGGGCGGCGCACTTCAAACTTCAGCTCCACCTTGCTGGCGGGCAGCAGCTTGTGGCTGATCTTCTCGCGCATGGCTTTTTCCAGCGCGCCAAAATCTTCAACGCGCAGTGCGCGGGCATCGGCCTGAGCGGTGGATTCTGCTGGGACCACATTGCGATTGGTGCCGGCTTTGGAGACGGTCCAGTTCAGCTTGAGTCCTTGCTCGGGCTTGGACAGATCCTTCATCTGCAAAATCTGGTGCGAGATTTCGTACAGCGAATTCACGCCGTCTTCGGGCTTGGCGCCTGCGTGCGATGCCTTGCCAATCACCTTCAGATAGGCCGAGCCAATGCCGCTGGTGGCCAGACGCAGGCTGCCGTCGGTGCCGCCTCCTTCAAAGCTGAACACGGCATCCTGCTCGGCACCCAGACGCGTGATGGTGTTGCGTGCGCCGGGCGAGCTGATTTCTTCATCGCCGTTGATCAGCACGGTCAGCGTGCCGTAGTTGTCTATGCCCAGCTTCTTGAGCAGCGGGGCGATATGCATGATCAGCGCCACGCCTTGTTTGTCGTCTGCAATACCCAGACCATAGGCCTTGTCGCCGTCAACGCGAAACGGCTGGTCTTTGAGCATGCCGGGCAGATAGACCGTGTCCATGTGCGCAATCAGCATGATGCGGCTTGTGCCTTTGCCCTTGAATTCGGCGTGCACCATGGGGCCGACTTTCTCGGGCGTGTCATCCAGTCGGTAGATGTCGGTGGGCTCGATCACCTCGGCCTTGGCTCCCTGTGCGCGCAGCTTGCCGGCGATGTATTCGGCAATCTTTTTCACGCCTTCCACATCCTTGCTGCCAGACTCGATGTGCACCAGATCACGCAGCGTATCCAGATAGGGTTGCTGCTCTTTTTTAGCCTGCTCCAGTAGCTCGGCCTGAGGCGCGGCATGGGCCGCACCAAAGGCCAGTACCAGCGCCAGAGGCAGGGTGCGCAGCAAGGGGGAAGAGGGCATGAAAAGTCTCCTGAGGTCTATGAATAGTGCGAATCAGCTTAGCAGCCGATTAGCGTGTTTTGAGAAGTTGCGTATTGGGATTTACGCTAGGCGGGATGGGTGCAAAAAAGCCCTGCAGCGTTCGCGTACAGGGCTTGTGGGGTGCATATGGCCGGGCCAGTCAATCAGGCTGCGGGAGCCAGAGCGGCCTTGCTTTTCTTGCTGACGCCATCACCCACGATGACGGCCGACACCACGGACAGCACCAGCGCAATGGCCGAGCCGTAGAACACCGCGTTGTTCATCTGATGATCAAGCATGTAGCCAAACACGGGGGCGGCCAGACAGAAGCCCAGATCCAGACCCGAATACACCGTGCCATAGACGCGGCCTGTCGCGCCGGGGGGCGCTGCGCGCTTGATGAGCATGTCTCGTGATGGCCCTGCAAGGCCGGTACCCAGACCCGCCAGCGATGCAACCACCACGGCCACCATGGCGGGTAGCCAGCCCGTGCCGACGATGAACAGCAGCAGGCCTGAGCCCAGCATGCAGATCGAGATCACTGTCTCCAGTCGCTTCACGCGGCCTACCAGAAAGCCGCCAACCACCATGCCGGCTGCGCCGCAGAGCATGTAGCCGGTGACGATCAGTGCTGTGACCGACAGTGGTAGGCCGTACATGGACTGCATGGCGGGGCTGGCAAAGGTCTGGATGGCGCTGAGCGCGCAGGTGCTCCAGAAGAAGAAGGAGAAGCACAGCCACACCGACGGCAGTTTCATGAAGGCCATGGGGTGCTCTTGCGGGGCCGCAACGGCTACGGCGGGCTTGTCCGCGGCTTTGATTGCGTCAGCGCGGTCATTCAGTGCATCGCGGTTGAGCACCATGATGACCAGCACCACCAGTGCCCACATGGCACCGCAAAAGCAGGCCGTGCGCCAGGAGCCGGTAGCGGTGGTGATGCCCGCCATGAACACGGGTGCCAGTGCCCAGCCGATATTGCCCGACAGGCCGTGTACCGAGAAGGCATGGCCTATGCGCTGCTGCGATACGCGCTTGTTCAGAATGGTGAAGTCCACTGGGTGGAAGGGCGCATTGCCCAGACCCGCAAAGAACGACGCGGCCAGCAGCATGGCATAGCCCTGTGCCGTGCTGGCGATCAGACCCGCGACCGTGAAACTGCCCAGCGCGGCAAACAGAATGGGGCGCGCGCCAAAACGGTCTACCGCAAAGCCGGCCAGCGCCTGCCCGGTGCCGGAGACAATGAAGAACAGCGAGACCAGCACGCTGAGTTCTGAATAGCTGTAGCCAAAATCCTTGATCAGCCATGGGAACAGCGGCGGCAGCAGCAGGTGAAAGAAGTGCGAGGAGCCGTGAGCAAGGCCGATGAGGCCAATCGTGCGCGCATCGCTGCGCAGCGTCTCTGGCGCCTGGTTTTGAGGTGTTGTAGAGGCAGGGCGGGTCATATGTCGCATCTTAGGCAGAAGGCTTGCGTCTTGTATGCGATAGTCTGCCAATTGCTATCGCGGGTAAGCCAACCATCATGACCAGCCTTCAAGCGCCAGAGCCGCTGCGTGCGGGCAAAGCCACCGCCTATGTGGAGACGCTGACGCCGCATCTCTATGTGCCAACGGCCGAGCGCCCGGTGCGTGCCAAATGCCGCTGGCTGGAGGCCGATACCCAGGTCAAGCCGCATCGCCACCCCTGGGGGCAACTGGCCATCTCTACCACGGGCACCATCCGGCTCACGGTGGCGCAAGGCACATACATCGTGCCGCCATCGCGTGCGCTATGGGTGCCGCCGGGCATGGAGCATGCGGTGACCATGGTGGAAAGCGCCGATCTGCGCACCCTGTACTTTTTTCAGACCCATGGCCGCTGCGGCCCTGATGTGGGGCCGGAGGAAGAAATCGCCTGGCGGCAATGCCGTGTGCTCAATGCCTCAGACCTGCTGCGCGCCGTGGTGCGCGAGCTGCCCACGGTGCCCGATGACAGCCTGAACCTGTCTGACCAGGACAAGGCGCGCGAGCATCATTTGAGCGAGCTGCTGCTCGATGAACTGCGCCGCGCCAGCGCCGTGCAGCTGGGTGTGAACCTGCCGCAGGACAAGCGCCTGCGCCTGCTGTGCGAGGCCGTGCTGGAAGACCCCACGCGCTTTGAAACGCTGGAAGACTGGGCTCGTGACACAGGGGCCAGCCCGCGCACCGTGGCGCGTCTGTTCCGTCAGCAGCTTGAGTGCAGTTTTACCCAGTGGCGCCAGCAAGTGGTGCTGGCCCATGCCGTGAGTCTGGCGGCGCGCAACTGGCCCATTCAGCGCATAGCGGCCGAGCTGGACTACAGCCCCAGCGCCTTCAG comes from the Comamonas sp. 26 genome and includes:
- a CDS encoding ParB/RepB/Spo0J family partition protein, whose translation is MVTKKPKGLGRGLEALLGPKVSEKEASTVSGAVANLPSTLALNVMVAGQYQPRTRMDEGALYELAESIKVQGIMQPILVRQLSKGEHSGKYEIIAGERRFRAAHIAGLAEVPVLVREVPDEAAAAMALIENIQREDLNPLEEAQGLARLVKEFGLTHEQTAQAVGRSRSAATNLLRLLNLAEPVQTMLMAGDIDMGHARALLALDRATQITAGNQIAAKKMSVREAESLVKKIGAEFNLTRQKVKKDGKSRDVKRIEEELSDLLTADVEVRIKKTVRRQGKLHEMGEIAIQFGSLEELNGIIEKLRGEV
- a CDS encoding helix-turn-helix domain-containing protein — translated: MTSLQAPEPLRAGKATAYVETLTPHLYVPTAERPVRAKCRWLEADTQVKPHRHPWGQLAISTTGTIRLTVAQGTYIVPPSRALWVPPGMEHAVTMVESADLRTLYFFQTHGRCGPDVGPEEEIAWRQCRVLNASDLLRAVVRELPTVPDDSLNLSDQDKAREHHLSELLLDELRRASAVQLGVNLPQDKRLRLLCEAVLEDPTRFETLEDWARDTGASPRTVARLFRQQLECSFTQWRQQVVLAHAVSLAARNWPIQRIAAELDYSPSAFSAMVRRTVGMPPAQFFGMHTQKL
- a CDS encoding MFS transporter, with translation MTRPASTTPQNQAPETLRSDARTIGLIGLAHGSSHFFHLLLPPLFPWLIKDFGYSYSELSVLVSLFFIVSGTGQALAGFAVDRFGARPILFAALGSFTVAGLIASTAQGYAMLLAASFFAGLGNAPFHPVDFTILNKRVSQQRIGHAFSVHGLSGNIGWALAPVFMAGITTATGSWRTACFCGAMWALVVLVIMVLNRDALNDRADAIKAADKPAVAVAAPQEHPMAFMKLPSVWLCFSFFFWSTCALSAIQTFASPAMQSMYGLPLSVTALIVTGYMLCGAAGMVVGGFLVGRVKRLETVISICMLGSGLLLFIVGTGWLPAMVAVVVASLAGLGTGLAGPSRDMLIKRAAPPGATGRVYGTVYSGLDLGFCLAAPVFGYMLDHQMNNAVFYGSAIALVLSVVSAVIVGDGVSKKSKAALAPAA
- a CDS encoding class II aldolase/adducin family protein, translating into MTSAPSLNIPSVQHLVSPEEWQLRVDLAACYRLVALYGWSDLVFTHISARLPGPEHHFLINPYGLMFDEITASSLIKVDLGCNKLMDSPFPVNPAGFVIHSAVHEARADAQCVIHTHTRAGVAVAAQKNGLLPISQQSTFVLGSLAYHGYEGVAFREEEKPRLVADMSGANFLMLRNHGLLVCGSTIADAFLSMYVFESACQIQISAQSGGTELTQVHPQIIEGVAHAMKVQTGGLGGQFAWPALLRKLHKTDPSYSH
- a CDS encoding M20/M25/M40 family metallo-hydrolase, translating into MPSSPLLRTLPLALVLAFGAAHAAPQAELLEQAKKEQQPYLDTLRDLVHIESGSKDVEGVKKIAEYIAGKLRAQGAKAEVIEPTDIYRLDDTPEKVGPMVHAEFKGKGTSRIMLIAHMDTVYLPGMLKDQPFRVDGDKAYGLGIADDKQGVALIMHIAPLLKKLGIDNYGTLTVLINGDEEISSPGARNTITRLGAEQDAVFSFEGGGTDGSLRLATSGIGSAYLKVIGKASHAGAKPEDGVNSLYEISHQILQMKDLSKPEQGLKLNWTVSKAGTNRNVVPAESTAQADARALRVEDFGALEKAMREKISHKLLPASKVELKFEVRRPPLEANAVALKLAKHAQGIYDKELQLPMKVMDKATGGGTDAAFAALKAKGGVIEGFGLSGYGAHSNDAEYVQISTIAPRLYLAARMIQDLSQGQIK
- a CDS encoding alpha/beta hydrolase, whose amino-acid sequence is MTSEALNPQDVWLLPGWQNSDAGHWQSLWQQQFGFQRLEQHNWQHPLRGDWSIRLQETVLDAPGPVTLVAHSLGCVLVAWWAAHSQVAKTKVRGALLVAPGDTEQEGLRGVLSGWSPVLLQKLPFPSILVGSDNDPNCSLARAQTMADGWGSRFVNAGAAGHINTASGLGLWDDGLALLKTL